In Perognathus longimembris pacificus isolate PPM17 chromosome 3, ASM2315922v1, whole genome shotgun sequence, a single window of DNA contains:
- the LOC125347766 gene encoding LOW QUALITY PROTEIN: starch-binding domain-containing protein 1-like (The sequence of the model RefSeq protein was modified relative to this genomic sequence to represent the inferred CDS: substituted 1 base at 1 genomic stop codon) — protein MRLGPSQPELPAQPTTLRESNGHLISASKGLDNLQEATWTQNLCGADGDNARQHCPAARILDAHSPATSEAGNSAGYSEALRNKTPESCGEEWSFQNKGGSHVQLDSLAPADQEDWEVVWRHSSWGDIGLGGSLESSGLNLSQGVDCASTCVXSKGREADGKGRSSAPQQVSIGFQVHYTTSTGAQFLAVTGDHESLGGWKAYVPLHDHKDGFWSHSLFLPVDTVVEWKFVLVEKGEVTRWEECSNRLLEVGHQDQVIHRWWGVP, from the exons atgAGGCTTGGGCCGTCCCAGCCGGAGTTGCCCGCCCAGCCCACTACTCTGCGAGAAAGCAATGGACATTTAATTTCGGCAAGCAAAGGCCTGGACAACCTGCAGGAAGCCACCTGGACCCAGAATCTGTGTGGAGCAGACGGGGACAATGCAAGACAGCATTGCCCTGCTGCACGGATTCTAGACGCACACTCACCAGCTACTTCTGAGGCTGGCAACTCAGCAGGTTACTCTGAAGCTTTGAGAAATAAAACCCCTGAATCTTGTGGAGAAGAATGGAGCTTCCAAAA TAAGGGAGGGAGCCATGTACAGCTGGACAGTCTGGCCCCAGCTGACCAGGAGGACTGGGAAGTGGTATGGAGACACTCTTCTTGGGGGGACATTGGCTTGGGTGGCAGTCTTGAGTCTTCTGGGTTAAACCTTAGTCAGGGAGTGGACTGTGCCAGCACTTGTGTGTAATCGAAAGGCCGGGAAGCAGATGGGAAGGGCAGGTCTTCGGCACCTCAGCAAGTCAGCATTGGGTTCCAGGTTCATTACACCACAAGCACCGGTGCACAGTTCCTTGCTGTGACCGGAGACCATGAGAGTCTTGGAGGATGGAAGGCTTACGTTCCACTCCACGATCATAAGGATGGGTTCTGGTCTCATTCTCTCTTCCTGCCGGTAGACACAGTGGTGGAGTGGAAGTTTGTGCTGGTTGAAAAAGGGGAAGTTACACGCTGGGAAGAATGCAGCAATAGACTCCTAGAAGTTGGCCACCAGGATCAAGTGATCCACAGATGGTGGGGGGTTCCATGA